The proteins below come from a single Papaver somniferum cultivar HN1 chromosome 11, ASM357369v1, whole genome shotgun sequence genomic window:
- the LOC113320418 gene encoding uncharacterized protein LOC113320418: protein MASYQKRSLSAIISLLLISLTTTRLQAISITETNSIESNSDSPNVHELLPKFGFPKGLLPDGVKSYSLSENGDFEVELKHPCYVHFDTLVYYDKKITGKLKYGDIENISGIQAKKLFLWVTVTGMEVDSDPNFIDFHVGILSERLPAEQFQSIPSCSRKACRENILDDLVSEV, encoded by the exons ATGGCAAGTTATCAGAAACGCAGTCTCTCTGCAATAATTTCATTACTCTTAATCTCTCTGACAACAACTCGTCTCCAAGCTATCTCAATTACAGAAACCAATTCAATTGAATCCAATTCTGATTCCCCAAATGTTCATGAACTCTTACCTAAGTTTGGTTTTCCAAAAGGTCTTCTTCCTGATGGAGTAAAATCATATTCTCTATCTGAGAATGGAGATTTTGAAGTTGAATTAAAACACCCATGTTATGTTCACTTTGATACCCTTGTTTACTATGACAAGAAAATCACTGGAAAATTGAAATACGGTGATATTGAAAATATTTCTGGAATCCAAGCTAAGAAGTTGTTTTTATGGGTTACTGTTACTGGAATGGAAGTTGATTCTGATCCTAATTTTATTGACTTTCATGTTGGGATTTTATCTGAGAGATTACCTGCTGAACAGTTCCAGAGTATTCCATCTTGCAGCAGGAAAGCTTGCAGGGAAAATATTCTTGATGATTTGGTATCTGAG GTTTAG